Proteins encoded in a region of the Mucilaginibacter sabulilitoris genome:
- a CDS encoding DUF4349 domain-containing protein, whose product MKTYLISVSLLLVLSGCGHKPTVEKETVAAVSFAPPPVKADNELYDQAATAEGNAIAKPSGDADVKVVDDAIRDTSKKIIKNGSIEFETANVNAIRKRILHSLKKYGGYVDEDNQSTNSDANRKEYNLKISIPAKYFDFLIDSVSASADKINSKNISITDVTTRYIDIKTRLANKKILENRYLELLKRGTKISDLLEIENKLTEIRSDIESTQGQLNYLNKQVAYSSLDITFYTQHVEKTDKGTGPGYKFKTAMVSGWDFLQNLFFGIIAIWPVILIIVLIYWIIKNWRKRRRAK is encoded by the coding sequence ATGAAAACTTATCTTATCTCCGTTTCGCTGCTGCTGGTTTTGTCGGGCTGCGGACATAAACCTACCGTAGAAAAGGAAACAGTGGCAGCGGTCTCGTTTGCTCCGCCCCCTGTAAAAGCCGACAATGAATTGTATGACCAGGCAGCAACAGCTGAGGGCAATGCAATAGCTAAGCCATCTGGCGATGCGGATGTGAAAGTTGTTGATGATGCCATTCGCGACACCTCAAAGAAGATCATCAAAAATGGCTCTATCGAATTTGAAACCGCTAACGTTAACGCCATCCGTAAAAGGATCCTGCATTCACTTAAAAAATACGGTGGCTATGTTGATGAGGATAATCAGTCGACCAACAGCGATGCCAACCGAAAAGAGTATAATTTAAAGATAAGCATCCCGGCTAAGTACTTTGATTTCCTGATTGATTCCGTTTCAGCATCGGCTGATAAGATCAATAGTAAAAACATTTCCATAACCGATGTTACTACCCGTTATATCGACATAAAAACCCGGCTGGCTAACAAAAAGATCCTGGAAAACCGGTATCTCGAATTGCTCAAAAGAGGAACAAAGATCTCGGATCTGCTGGAAATTGAGAATAAACTCACCGAAATCCGCAGCGATATCGAATCGACCCAGGGGCAACTTAATTATCTGAATAAACAAGTTGCCTATAGTTCACTGGATATTACTTTTTACACCCAACATGTTGAAAAAACCGATAAGGGAACAGGTCCTGGCTACAAATTTAAAACAGCCATGGTTAGCGGCTGGGATTTCCTGCAAAATCTGTTCTTCGGAATCATCGCAATATGGCCGGTTATCCTGATCATTGTCCTTATTTACTGGATAATTAAAAATTGGAGAAAGAGGAGAAGAGCGAAGTAA
- a CDS encoding PP2C family protein-serine/threonine phosphatase, producing MQYIDDSSGEDELIRLLLKRQSELNSLLEITRAINKNTATPILIQMLEVILQSYLQVGKLRFFIEKENKFVCISKYGGDIESAVLLSRACNKLSKIKSPIAISDHQDPLLQKYNYFIPIHHKSKALAYALIGDFNTSGEMLNNDLNFIQTLMNVIIVALENKKLFRERLQSERFQREMELAVEVQNMLIPMRMHRDDGVEIGAKYLPHQNIGGDYFDFIRLNENEFLWCIADVSGKGISAALLMANFQASLHAWAAVENDLTNIIDRLNKIVLSNTKGERFITLFIARYNEKKRKLNYINAGHNPTILYSDGEAVPLKLGTTMIGVFEDLPFLNEGEIDMEPGSLVFNYTDGLMDFESSSTKVWNEDKLLDFVKTNGHLSPDSFNDKLLEYLNHVFKSKPIDDITLLTLKIF from the coding sequence ATGCAATATATAGACGATAGTTCTGGCGAAGACGAATTAATCAGACTGTTGCTCAAAAGACAGTCTGAATTAAACTCTCTATTGGAGATTACCAGGGCCATTAATAAAAACACCGCTACCCCTATACTTATACAAATGCTTGAGGTAATTCTGCAGAGCTATCTGCAGGTAGGGAAGCTGCGTTTTTTTATTGAAAAAGAAAATAAATTTGTCTGTATTTCCAAATATGGCGGCGATATTGAATCGGCCGTTTTATTGAGTCGGGCCTGTAATAAATTAAGCAAAATTAAATCACCCATCGCTATATCAGATCACCAGGACCCCCTGCTTCAAAAATATAATTATTTTATCCCCATACATCATAAAAGCAAAGCGCTGGCCTACGCCCTTATCGGCGATTTCAATACATCGGGTGAGATGCTTAACAATGATCTGAACTTCATACAAACATTGATGAATGTGATCATTGTGGCGCTGGAGAATAAAAAACTTTTTCGTGAACGCTTGCAATCAGAACGTTTTCAGCGCGAAATGGAACTGGCTGTTGAGGTGCAAAACATGCTCATCCCCATGCGGATGCATAGAGACGACGGCGTAGAGATAGGCGCCAAGTACCTGCCCCATCAAAATATCGGCGGCGATTATTTCGATTTTATCAGGCTTAACGAAAATGAGTTCCTGTGGTGCATAGCCGATGTATCGGGCAAAGGAATATCGGCAGCTTTGCTGATGGCCAATTTCCAGGCCAGCTTACATGCCTGGGCCGCGGTGGAGAATGACCTGACCAATATCATCGATCGCCTCAACAAAATAGTACTGAGCAATACAAAGGGTGAAAGGTTTATAACCCTGTTCATTGCCCGGTATAACGAGAAGAAACGTAAACTCAATTATATAAACGCAGGGCATAACCCTACCATTCTGTACTCCGACGGAGAGGCTGTGCCACTGAAGTTAGGAACTACCATGATTGGTGTTTTTGAGGACCTGCCCTTTTTAAACGAAGGCGAAATAGACATGGAGCCTGGTAGCCTGGTATTTAATTATACTGATGGGTTAATGGATTTTGAATCGTCAAGCACTAAGGTTTGGAACGAAGACAAGCTGCTTGATTTTGTAAAGACAAATGGTCATCTATCACCCGATAGTTTTAATGATAAGCTTCTGGAGTACTTAAACCATGTATTTAAAAGCAAACCGATAGACGATATTACCCTGCTTACTTTAAAAATATTTTAG
- a CDS encoding nucleotide pyrophosphohydrolase, whose product MEIKEAQHLVDKWIKTTGIRYFNELTNTAILMEEVGEVARIMARQYGEQSFKKSDTEVNLADEMADVLFVLICLANQTGIDLTDALEKNLEKKSIRDADRHQNNEKLK is encoded by the coding sequence ATGGAAATTAAAGAAGCACAGCATCTTGTAGATAAGTGGATAAAAACCACCGGTATCAGGTATTTTAATGAGCTTACCAATACGGCCATTTTGATGGAAGAGGTAGGCGAGGTGGCCCGCATTATGGCGAGGCAGTATGGTGAGCAATCATTTAAAAAATCGGATACCGAGGTTAACCTGGCCGATGAAATGGCTGACGTGCTTTTTGTGCTGATATGTCTGGCTAACCAAACCGGAATTGACCTCACGGATGCGCTAGAGAAGAATTTGGAAAAGAAAAGCATCCGTGACGCCGACCGGCACCAAAATAATGAGAAACTGAAATGA
- a CDS encoding 2-phosphosulfolactate phosphatase — protein MSKETQNTTPPSEGRGAHVCLTPALLPLYNVEEYIVVIIDIFRATSSICYGIENGAEAIIPVSQVEECAAYREKGLDYLLAAERDGKVVDGFDFGNSPFSYTAEKVAGKTVVLTTTNGTHALHLSRSAKQIVIGSFLNLTALCNWLKNQHENVLLVCAGWKNNFNLEDTLFAGAVIEQLKIEGVVLDDAAIAANDLFQLGKDDINQYLKKTSHGERMKKLGIEEDITFCLQVDITTAIPVLQGERLVRLV, from the coding sequence ATGTCTAAAGAAACTCAAAATACCACTCCTCCTTCAGAGGGCCGGGGGGCACACGTTTGCCTCACCCCGGCATTACTGCCGCTTTATAATGTAGAAGAGTACATTGTAGTAATTATTGATATTTTCAGGGCAACATCATCTATATGTTATGGTATTGAAAACGGTGCTGAGGCTATTATTCCGGTATCACAGGTTGAGGAGTGTGCCGCGTATAGAGAGAAAGGGCTGGATTACCTTTTGGCGGCAGAGCGCGACGGAAAAGTAGTGGATGGGTTTGATTTTGGCAATTCGCCGTTTTCATACACTGCCGAAAAAGTGGCCGGTAAAACCGTTGTGCTTACTACGACTAATGGCACTCACGCACTGCACTTATCGCGCAGCGCCAAACAAATAGTCATCGGCTCGTTCCTGAACCTTACCGCATTGTGCAACTGGCTAAAAAACCAGCATGAAAACGTATTATTGGTATGCGCCGGCTGGAAAAATAATTTTAATCTGGAAGATACCCTGTTTGCCGGTGCTGTAATTGAGCAGCTGAAAATAGAAGGAGTTGTGCTTGATGATGCCGCCATAGCCGCTAATGACCTTTTTCAGCTGGGCAAGGACGATATTAACCAGTATCTCAAAAAAACATCGCATGGTGAGCGTATGAAAAAACTGGGTATTGAAGAGGATATAACTTTTTGCCTTCAGGTTGATATTACAACCGCAATCCCCGTATTGCAGGGAGAGCGGTTGGTGAGGTTGGTTTAG
- a CDS encoding ABC transporter permease, whose translation MAELISSKRTWQAFNRNKIAVAGLTFILLTLLVAILGYLIMPDKSPYANNMTIQLSIKKPGSSFMMLRVRKSEPVDTVGFFTRMFVGQPSFYRDIPITGYSFKQDSIYVTEYIGDEDKPEKKAYNIFEVVNGVKSRYHYGAALLNPGISAGKSNEIYKRFTDKIKNDQIITRTFLLGTDIYGRDMLSRLLLGTRISLAVGLMSVMISMLLGVTIGAIAGYFGGWIDGCLSWLMNILWSLPALLLVIAISFALGKGLWQIFIAVGLSMWVEVARLVRGQVMGLKQVEYIEAARALGFNNTRIITRHILPNITGPILVLASSNFASAILLEAGLSFLGFGAQPPMPTWGGMIKEHYGYIVMNSAYLAIIPGLAIMLLVYAFNLVTVGLRDAFDIKSQSTRI comes from the coding sequence TTGGCAGAACTTATCTCTTCTAAACGAACCTGGCAGGCGTTTAATCGCAATAAAATTGCCGTTGCCGGGCTTACTTTTATCTTGCTTACATTGCTTGTGGCTATACTGGGTTATTTAATAATGCCCGACAAAAGTCCGTATGCCAATAACATGACCATACAACTAAGCATTAAAAAGCCGGGTTCCTCCTTTATGATGCTGCGGGTAAGGAAAAGCGAACCTGTTGATACTGTTGGTTTTTTTACAAGGATGTTTGTTGGTCAGCCGTCCTTTTACCGCGATATTCCTATAACCGGTTATTCTTTTAAACAAGATTCTATATACGTAACGGAATATATTGGCGACGAGGATAAGCCCGAAAAGAAAGCCTATAATATTTTTGAAGTGGTGAACGGGGTTAAATCACGTTATCATTACGGAGCGGCTTTGTTAAACCCGGGTATCTCTGCCGGCAAAAGCAATGAAATATATAAACGCTTTACCGATAAAATTAAAAACGACCAGATAATTACCCGTACCTTTTTGCTGGGTACCGATATTTATGGGCGCGATATGCTGAGCCGGTTATTATTGGGTACCCGTATATCGCTGGCTGTTGGGCTCATGTCGGTCATGATCAGTATGTTGTTGGGGGTAACTATTGGCGCTATTGCCGGGTACTTTGGCGGCTGGATAGATGGCTGTTTAAGCTGGTTGATGAATATATTATGGTCATTGCCTGCATTGCTGCTGGTTATAGCCATATCATTTGCGCTTGGTAAGGGACTTTGGCAAATATTTATTGCGGTTGGGTTATCTATGTGGGTAGAGGTAGCGCGGTTGGTACGCGGCCAGGTAATGGGCCTGAAGCAGGTAGAATATATAGAAGCGGCCCGCGCGTTGGGCTTTAATAACACACGTATTATCACCCGGCATATTTTACCAAATATAACCGGACCTATACTGGTGCTGGCATCTTCCAACTTTGCATCGGCTATACTGCTTGAGGCCGGGCTTAGTTTTTTAGGCTTTGGCGCGCAGCCCCCTATGCCAACCTGGGGCGGCATGATCAAAGAGCATTACGGGTACATTGTTATGAATTCTGCATATCTCGCCATCATTCCCGGACTCGCCATTATGTTACTGGTGTATGCCTTTAACCTGGTTACTGTTGGCTTGCGGGATGCCTTCGATATAAAATCACAAAGTACACGCATTTGA
- the dtd gene encoding D-aminoacyl-tRNA deacylase: MRAVLQRVSEARCTVDDKITGEIRTGFLVLLGIENEDVDDDLNWLANKIVSMRVFSDENGLMNKALADIDGDILLISQFTLFAQTKKGNRPSFIKAARPDKAIPMYEQMIKTLENLTGKKVATGIFGADMKISLVNDGPVTIMMNTKDKENH, encoded by the coding sequence ATGAGAGCAGTACTACAACGCGTTTCTGAAGCACGCTGCACAGTTGATGATAAAATAACAGGCGAGATCAGGACCGGCTTCCTGGTTTTATTAGGGATTGAAAACGAAGATGTCGATGACGACCTGAACTGGTTGGCCAATAAAATTGTGAGTATGCGCGTTTTTAGCGACGAGAATGGCCTGATGAACAAAGCCCTGGCCGATATTGACGGTGACATCCTGCTTATATCGCAATTTACCCTGTTCGCGCAGACCAAAAAAGGCAACCGCCCCTCATTTATAAAAGCAGCAAGGCCTGATAAGGCCATACCTATGTACGAGCAGATGATCAAAACACTCGAAAACCTTACCGGCAAAAAAGTGGCAACCGGCATTTTTGGGGCCGATATGAAGATAAGTCTGGTGAATGATGGTCCGGTCACCATCATGATGAACACTAAGGATAAAGAAAATCATTAA
- the gcvT gene encoding glycine cleavage system aminomethyltransferase GcvT, with protein MKNTALTEVHIKAGAKMVPFAGYNMPVQYAGINAEHETVRKAVGVFDVSHMGEFILKGDHALDLIQKVTSNDASKLYDGKVQYSCLPNEDGGIVDDLLVYRIDEKTYMLVVNASNIEKDWDWISKYNTFGVDMKNISDRTSLLAIQGPKAAEALQSLTDIDLVSMEYYTFKKGKFADVDNVLISATGYTGAGGFEIYFENQHAGHIWDAIFKAGEPAGIKPIGLGARDTLRLEMGFCLYGNDIDDATSPLEAGLGWVTKFNKEFTNSEALQQQKQEGINRKLVGFEMIDRGIPRHDYAIVDADGNNIGKVTSGTQSPSLQKAIGMGYVDTSYAKEGSEIFISIRDNKVKAKIVKPPFYKAP; from the coding sequence ATGAAAAACACGGCTTTAACAGAAGTTCATATAAAAGCAGGCGCCAAAATGGTGCCCTTTGCCGGATACAACATGCCTGTACAATACGCGGGCATAAATGCCGAACACGAAACCGTTCGCAAGGCAGTTGGTGTGTTTGATGTAAGCCACATGGGCGAGTTTATTTTAAAAGGCGACCATGCCCTTGACCTCATACAAAAAGTTACCAGTAATGATGCTTCCAAATTGTACGACGGCAAGGTACAGTACTCCTGCCTGCCTAATGAAGATGGCGGCATTGTTGACGACCTGCTGGTATATCGTATAGACGAAAAAACATACATGCTGGTGGTTAATGCCTCCAATATTGAGAAAGACTGGGATTGGATATCAAAGTATAACACTTTTGGCGTTGATATGAAAAACATATCAGACCGCACCTCTTTGCTGGCTATTCAGGGCCCTAAAGCAGCCGAAGCTTTGCAAAGCCTTACCGATATTGACCTAGTATCTATGGAGTATTATACCTTTAAAAAAGGAAAGTTTGCCGATGTAGATAATGTGCTCATTTCGGCAACAGGTTATACCGGGGCCGGTGGTTTTGAAATATATTTTGAGAACCAGCATGCCGGGCATATCTGGGATGCCATTTTTAAAGCTGGCGAGCCGGCAGGTATAAAACCGATAGGTTTAGGCGCGCGCGATACCTTGCGTTTGGAAATGGGCTTTTGTTTATATGGCAACGATATTGATGATGCAACCTCCCCATTGGAAGCCGGATTGGGTTGGGTAACCAAGTTTAATAAAGAATTTACAAATTCTGAGGCCTTACAGCAGCAGAAGCAAGAAGGTATAAACCGAAAACTGGTTGGTTTTGAAATGATTGATCGCGGCATACCTCGCCATGATTATGCCATTGTTGATGCCGATGGCAACAATATTGGCAAAGTAACCTCAGGCACACAATCGCCGTCATTACAAAAAGCTATAGGCATGGGGTACGTGGATACCTCATATGCTAAGGAAGGCTCCGAAATATTTATCAGCATAAGGGATAATAAGGTTAAAGCTAAAATTGTAAAGCCACCTTTTTATAAAGCCCCCTAA
- a CDS encoding glycosyltransferase family 4 protein translates to MKILILTHRVPFPQNGGYAIVVCNTIKGLVALGHEVSLVALNAKKYNGHEQETEDELLEKINYTSYNIDINISMIDGLVNLFSKKANDIDKYYDAEFEKLLIRELRQTAYDIIQFEGLFVTPYLGAIRKHSRAKLVYRSHNIEHQVWQRLAQQKSDLFKKWYLRMLARRVKDYELQQLNKVDAIAVFTTEDKKTILSYGTNIPVEIFPVGIDLTRYKPDFSKTEFPSLFFLGSLDWLPNREGIEWFIDNFHKDLTDGDLRVKFYVAGHNIPERFDDYEVMGKIFIQGEVDDAFEFVNSKSIMIVPLLSGGGMRVKIVEGMAMQKCIISTSLGAEGINFENGINIIIANNQEEFYEAIERCITDEEHCRTIGTNARRLVEQQHDVNNVARDLAAFYTKLA, encoded by the coding sequence TTGAAGATCCTTATTTTGACACATAGAGTGCCATTTCCGCAAAATGGAGGCTATGCCATTGTGGTATGTAATACCATAAAAGGCCTGGTGGCGCTTGGTCATGAGGTATCGTTGGTTGCACTTAATGCAAAAAAATACAACGGACATGAACAGGAAACCGAGGATGAGCTGCTGGAAAAAATAAATTATACCTCCTATAATATCGATATCAATATATCTATGATCGATGGGCTGGTTAACCTGTTCAGCAAAAAGGCAAACGATATTGACAAATATTACGACGCGGAGTTTGAAAAACTGCTGATACGCGAACTTCGGCAAACAGCTTACGATATTATACAGTTCGAGGGGTTGTTTGTAACACCTTACTTAGGCGCTATCCGCAAACACTCCAGGGCAAAGCTGGTTTATCGTTCTCACAACATTGAACACCAGGTATGGCAAAGGCTGGCGCAGCAAAAAAGCGATCTGTTTAAAAAATGGTACCTGCGTATGCTGGCACGGCGGGTAAAAGATTATGAACTGCAGCAACTTAACAAAGTTGACGCCATAGCCGTTTTTACCACCGAAGATAAAAAGACCATACTGTCATACGGAACAAATATCCCGGTTGAAATATTCCCGGTTGGGATAGACCTTACCCGGTATAAGCCCGATTTTAGTAAAACCGAGTTTCCGAGCCTGTTTTTTTTAGGATCACTTGACTGGTTGCCCAATCGCGAAGGTATTGAATGGTTCATAGATAATTTTCATAAAGACCTCACTGATGGCGACCTGCGGGTGAAGTTTTATGTTGCCGGCCATAACATACCCGAGCGGTTTGATGATTATGAGGTAATGGGCAAAATATTTATACAGGGCGAGGTTGACGACGCTTTCGAATTTGTGAACAGTAAGTCTATCATGATCGTTCCGCTTTTATCGGGCGGGGGCATGCGTGTAAAAATAGTAGAAGGCATGGCCATGCAAAAGTGCATCATATCCACGTCGCTGGGGGCCGAGGGTATCAATTTTGAGAACGGTATCAATATCATTATCGCCAATAATCAAGAGGAGTTTTATGAGGCCATTGAGCGCTGCATTACCGACGAAGAGCATTGCCGTACCATTGGCACCAACGCGCGCAGGCTTGTTGAGCAACAGCATGATGTAAATAACGTAGCCCGCGACCTGGCAGCGTTTTATACCAAACTGGCATAA
- a CDS encoding ribonuclease HII produces MLSARYQHEFIEAGCDEAGRGCLAGPVFAAAVILPPDFDHHLLNDSKQVPEEIRYQLRVEIEQKAIAYAVASVDNLEIDEINILNASFLAMHRAIAKLHLTPQFLIIDGNRFKKYQNIPHECIIQGDGKFFSIAAASILAKTYRDDYMLQIATEHPEYDWHSNKGYPTIKHRETVMKIGYTPYHRKTFRVTDPQLSIF; encoded by the coding sequence ATGTTATCAGCCAGGTACCAGCATGAATTTATTGAGGCCGGATGTGACGAGGCCGGACGTGGTTGCCTCGCGGGCCCGGTTTTTGCCGCCGCTGTAATACTGCCGCCTGATTTTGATCACCATTTGCTCAACGATTCCAAGCAGGTACCTGAAGAAATACGATACCAGCTGCGTGTTGAAATAGAGCAAAAAGCCATTGCCTACGCCGTAGCATCCGTTGATAACCTGGAGATTGACGAGATCAATATTTTAAATGCTTCTTTCCTGGCCATGCACCGGGCTATAGCTAAACTGCACCTAACACCCCAGTTTTTAATTATTGATGGCAACCGCTTTAAAAAATACCAGAACATTCCGCATGAGTGCATTATTCAGGGCGATGGTAAATTTTTCAGTATAGCGGCAGCGTCAATACTCGCCAAAACCTATCGCGATGATTATATGCTGCAAATAGCAACTGAACATCCCGAGTACGACTGGCATAGCAACAAAGGCTATCCAACCATTAAACACCGCGAAACGGTGATGAAAATAGGATATACGCCATATCATCGTAAAACTTTCAGAGTAACAGATCCACAGCTAAGTATTTTTTAA